The Pantoea trifolii nucleotide sequence TTTTTCATGCTAACGCCTCCAGCGACATTACCTGCTCGCGCCAGCGCGCCTGCTCCGGCGTGCCTTCGCTGCGCTGGCCGTACAGCTGCGCGATCTGCGTGCCGTCGGCAGCAAACAGTTCCAGGCTGGTGACGAAGCCGTCGCCGCTCGGTTTGCGCGTCACCCAGCTTTCGCTGATGTGATCCGCCATCAAATGCAGCGTGAAGGTCGGATTGAAGATGTTGATCCAGTTATCCATCGGCATCAGCTTCTCTACCGCGCCGGTGAAGATCTGCGTGCAGCCACGGTTACCGATGAAAATCATGATTTCGTTGCCATCCTGCTGCGCCAGATCCAGCAACTGCGCCAGCGAGTCATTGCTCACCTGACGTGCCAGATCGTCCGCCACCGCGCGGAACGCTTGCGGGCGCGAAATGTTACGGCGCTTCAGCAGACCAAAGAACTGATGCACATCGGTGATGGCGCGCCATTCGGCTTCCACTTTGCTGGCATCAATCGCACTGCTGTATTGCGGCGCGCTGGCGGGTTGCGGATCTAACGCCGCCGCGTTCTCTTGCACGAACGCCGCAATCAGTGCATCCCACGCGGCGAAATCGGTGTTGTCGGTGGTGTAGATTTTCAGCACCGCATCAGCGTGGCGATCAAAAATCTGGATGCTTTGACGTTCTCCGTGAGCGCTCTGCTCGCGCAGGAAGAACGCGCTGTGCCACTGACTCGGGA carries:
- a CDS encoding hemin-degrading factor; the protein is MNPRYDHYLALKGEHPKKYARDLAALMGIGEAQLCEARVGHDAKALKADFPALLAALAAIGETKSITRNEYAVHEQVGKYENLHLGEHAGLILNPRALDQRLFPSQWHSAFFLREQSAHGERQSIQIFDRHADAVLKIYTTDNTDFAAWDALIAAFVQENAAALDPQPASAPQYSSAIDASKVEAEWRAITDVHQFFGLLKRRNISRPQAFRAVADDLARQVSNDSLAQLLDLAQQDGNEIMIFIGNRGCTQIFTGAVEKLMPMDNWINIFNPTFTLHLMADHISESWVTRKPSGDGFVTSLELFAADGTQIAQLYGQRSEGTPEQARWREQVMSLEALA